One Candidatus Palauibacter soopunensis DNA window includes the following coding sequences:
- a CDS encoding zinc ribbon domain-containing protein has protein sequence MPIYEYRCRECSHEFELLVRGSMTPACASCGSAELDRLISLPRVHSDARKERSLAAAKKRDAKLGSERTRAQREYELSHND, from the coding sequence ATGCCGATATACGAGTACCGGTGCCGCGAGTGTTCACACGAGTTCGAACTCCTCGTGCGGGGTTCGATGACGCCCGCGTGCGCTTCGTGCGGGAGTGCCGAGCTGGACCGACTCATCTCCCTCCCACGGGTCCACTCCGATGCCCGCAAGGAACGGTCGCTCGCCGCGGCGAAGAAACGCGACGCGAAGCTCGGGAGCGAACGCACGCGAGCGCAGCGGGAGTACGAACTGAGCCATAACGACTGA
- the glpK gene encoding glycerol kinase GlpK, whose protein sequence is MTVPVVVAIDQGTTSTRAIAFDVEGTAVASAQRELPQSYPRPGRVEHDPERIRDDAIDVTREVIGAAETLGHRVAAVGITNQRETTVVWERASGRPIHPAIVWQDRRTAKECADLREAGHEGLIERRTGLRLDPYFSGTKLAWILDHVPRAREAAGNGELAFGTIDTWLLWCLTGGRVHATDASNASRTLLYDIDEGRWHPELLELLRVPGSVLPEVRDSAGDFGETSAGLFGRAIPLRGVAGDQQAATFGQAAFEPGGMKFTYGTGAFALLNTGADRLASRHGLLTTVAWQLGGERTYALEGSIFVAGASVQWLRDGLGIISDAAETEALARSVDSTGGVVLVPAFVGLGGIHWDPEARAALLGMTRDTGRAEIARAALEAVAYQSRELIDAMRADGAPRPATLRVDGGFTRNGWAMQFLADILDVEIGRPAVTETTALGAAMLGGLGAGVFADLREVAALWRHDRAWRPAMDAAEREALYSGWRRAVARVLTN, encoded by the coding sequence ATGACCGTCCCCGTCGTCGTCGCGATCGATCAGGGCACGACGTCCACCCGCGCCATCGCGTTCGATGTCGAGGGGACTGCGGTTGCCAGCGCTCAGCGCGAGCTGCCCCAGAGCTATCCGCGGCCGGGCCGGGTCGAGCATGATCCCGAGCGCATCCGGGACGATGCGATTGACGTAACGCGGGAGGTCATCGGCGCCGCCGAGACGCTCGGGCACCGCGTGGCGGCGGTCGGCATCACGAACCAGCGCGAGACGACGGTGGTTTGGGAACGCGCGAGCGGCAGGCCGATTCACCCGGCGATCGTATGGCAGGACCGGCGGACGGCGAAGGAGTGTGCCGATCTTCGCGAGGCGGGGCACGAAGGGTTGATCGAGCGCCGCACCGGCTTGCGGCTCGACCCGTACTTCTCCGGAACGAAGCTGGCGTGGATCCTCGACCATGTGCCGAGAGCGCGCGAGGCGGCCGGGAACGGCGAACTCGCGTTCGGGACGATCGACACCTGGCTGCTGTGGTGTCTCACCGGAGGGCGCGTGCATGCAACCGATGCGTCGAACGCGTCGCGGACCCTCCTCTACGACATCGATGAGGGCCGGTGGCACCCGGAACTGCTCGAACTGCTGCGCGTGCCCGGCTCCGTATTGCCCGAGGTGCGCGATTCGGCCGGCGATTTCGGGGAGACGTCCGCCGGCCTCTTCGGCCGCGCCATCCCGTTGCGAGGCGTGGCCGGCGACCAGCAGGCGGCGACGTTCGGGCAGGCGGCGTTCGAGCCGGGCGGGATGAAGTTCACCTACGGGACCGGCGCGTTCGCCCTGCTGAACACGGGCGCGGATCGTCTCGCCTCGCGGCACGGCCTGCTCACGACGGTGGCCTGGCAGCTCGGGGGAGAACGCACGTACGCGCTCGAGGGCAGCATCTTCGTCGCGGGCGCCTCGGTCCAGTGGCTGCGCGATGGGTTGGGCATCATTTCCGACGCCGCCGAGACGGAGGCTCTCGCCCGTTCAGTGGACTCGACCGGCGGGGTCGTGCTCGTCCCCGCCTTCGTCGGGCTGGGCGGCATCCACTGGGACCCGGAAGCCCGTGCCGCCCTGCTGGGAATGACGCGCGACACGGGGCGGGCCGAGATCGCGCGGGCGGCGCTGGAGGCGGTCGCCTACCAGTCACGCGAACTGATCGACGCGATGCGGGCCGACGGGGCGCCACGCCCCGCTACGCTGCGCGTGGACGGCGGGTTCACGCGCAACGGCTGGGCGATGCAGTTTCTCGCCGACATCCTCGACGTCGAGATCGGGCGCCCGGCCGTGACGGAGACCACCGCGCTGGGGGCGGCAATGCTGGGCGGCCTCGGCGCCGGCGTGTTCGCGGATCTGCGGGAAGTCGCGGCACTGTGGCGACACGACCGTGCGTGGCGGCCCGCCATGGACGCGGCGGAGCGCGAAGCGCTCTATTCCGGGTGGCGGCGCGCGGTCGCCCGCGTGCTCACGAACTGA
- the rho gene encoding transcription termination factor Rho, whose amino-acid sequence MDIAELKSKSIGELHDMAEELDIHNFSGLRKQDLIFRIEQNLLDSDIVLRGEGVLEILPEGYGFLRSQDWNYLYGPDDIYVSPSQIKRFDMRTGDTIQGRVRPPKEGERYLALLKVETLNGVDPDKAKHRIAFDNLRPRYPEERLVLEQEDGDVSMRILDLIAPIGKGQRSLIVSPPKAGKTILLQKIANAIVENQPDAKVIVLLIDERPEEVTDMEENVPAEIISSTFDEPADRHTQVAEMVIEKAKRLVEYQHDVVILLDSVTRLARAYNTTVPHSGKILSGGVDANALHRPKRFFGAARNIEEGGSLTIIATALIETGSRMDEVIFEEFKGTGNSEVLLDRQISDKRIYPAIDLNRSSTRKEELLLNEVELNRMYLLRNFLSDMPPAEAIQFMIERLQRTDTNQEFLDSMAGG is encoded by the coding sequence ATGGACATCGCCGAACTCAAGTCGAAGTCGATCGGCGAACTTCATGACATGGCCGAAGAACTCGACATCCACAACTTCTCGGGCCTTCGAAAACAGGACCTGATCTTTCGGATCGAGCAGAATCTCCTCGATTCCGACATCGTCCTCCGGGGCGAGGGCGTCCTCGAGATTCTGCCGGAGGGCTACGGCTTTCTGCGGAGCCAGGACTGGAACTACCTGTACGGCCCGGACGACATCTACGTCTCCCCGTCGCAGATCAAGCGCTTCGACATGCGGACGGGGGACACCATCCAGGGCCGCGTGCGGCCGCCGAAGGAGGGAGAGCGCTACCTCGCCCTGCTGAAGGTGGAGACGCTGAACGGCGTGGATCCGGACAAGGCGAAGCACCGGATCGCGTTCGACAACCTCCGGCCGCGCTATCCGGAGGAACGGCTCGTCCTCGAGCAGGAAGACGGCGACGTGTCGATGCGGATTCTCGACCTCATCGCGCCGATCGGTAAGGGGCAGCGCAGCCTCATCGTTTCTCCGCCCAAGGCCGGAAAGACGATCCTTCTGCAGAAGATCGCGAACGCGATCGTCGAGAACCAACCGGACGCGAAGGTGATCGTGCTCCTCATCGACGAGCGACCCGAAGAGGTCACGGACATGGAGGAGAATGTTCCGGCCGAGATCATCTCATCCACGTTCGATGAACCGGCGGACCGCCACACGCAGGTCGCGGAGATGGTGATCGAGAAGGCCAAGCGGCTGGTCGAATACCAGCACGATGTCGTGATCCTCCTCGATTCGGTCACGCGCCTCGCGCGCGCCTACAACACGACGGTCCCCCACTCGGGCAAGATCCTGTCCGGCGGCGTGGACGCGAACGCGCTCCACAGGCCCAAGCGCTTCTTTGGCGCGGCGCGAAACATCGAAGAGGGAGGCAGCCTCACGATCATCGCGACGGCCCTGATCGAGACGGGCAGCCGGATGGACGAGGTCATCTTCGAGGAATTCAAGGGCACGGGGAACAGCGAAGTCCTGCTGGACCGCCAGATCTCCGACAAGCGGATCTATCCCGCGATCGACCTCAACCGCTCGAGCACGCGCAAGGAGGAACTCCTCCTGAACGAGGTCGAACTCAACCGGATGTACCTGCTGCGGAACTTCCTCTCCGACATGCCGCCGGCCGAGGCGATTCAGTTCATGATCGAGCGGCTGCAGCGAACGGACACGAACCAGGAGTTCCTCGACTCGATGGCGGGCGGATAG
- a CDS encoding Nramp family divalent metal transporter — MTEHGSGSTAPDSISSSNEEGQQYRSGVYKPLDESTLPDAPDTEAFPDRGHGPPFKFVRRMSRVPRLRHIIGPSVIALGMGLGSGEFLLWPNLVAANGFSIWWLFWIGVVTQFVVIGEIERWTIATGESTFAGMARLDRLGFWPWLFLVATLASFFWPGWASQSAEFVGQIVVLVGGPQIQWQPMALLMLACIWFGLAVSRIVYNVLERCEIALVAGFFPLLAITLLAVGFVPSHLLELAVGAVSFGSAPAELFTGDQFPTLILAVAYAGTGGTLLLAQSLWLRDKGFGMARFQGRIAGIRGRNEDISTTGFVFDTSDPTQLGRFRGWMRVVHQELLVTFVLLTLLSVVITCMLVAATLGTDNPAIAGDLTTMVTLQGEAIERVGGLWLRVAFLLGGSFVIFSTQLAILDTVTRITGCIFYERFGYRTRFFTQKRTFLVFLTIFVLAAMGIIAASWIGGEALDVLQPDFLLLIAGPFTMSSMFLFTLVIGYMNVRRLPAELGPPTWKRWSLLWAAILWGWFTAEQLSRTTMLVAGVEPQFQESLALHPIRIVFYALWLASLVWFAARTLPGRATREA, encoded by the coding sequence TTGACCGAGCACGGATCCGGCTCGACGGCGCCGGACTCGATCTCCTCGAGCAACGAGGAGGGACAGCAGTACCGTAGCGGCGTCTACAAACCACTCGACGAGAGCACGCTCCCGGACGCGCCGGACACGGAGGCCTTTCCCGACCGCGGTCACGGTCCGCCGTTCAAGTTCGTCCGCCGCATGTCGCGAGTGCCCCGCCTCAGGCACATCATCGGCCCCTCCGTCATCGCGCTCGGCATGGGCCTGGGAAGCGGCGAGTTCCTTCTCTGGCCCAACCTCGTGGCGGCCAACGGGTTCTCGATCTGGTGGCTGTTCTGGATCGGAGTCGTGACCCAGTTCGTCGTCATCGGCGAGATCGAACGCTGGACCATCGCCACCGGCGAGTCGACGTTCGCCGGCATGGCGCGGCTCGACCGGCTGGGGTTCTGGCCCTGGCTCTTCCTGGTCGCGACGCTGGCAAGCTTCTTCTGGCCCGGGTGGGCGTCGCAGTCCGCCGAATTCGTGGGTCAGATCGTGGTCCTCGTCGGGGGACCGCAGATCCAGTGGCAACCGATGGCGCTGCTCATGCTCGCCTGCATCTGGTTCGGGCTCGCGGTCTCCCGAATCGTCTACAACGTCCTCGAGCGCTGTGAGATCGCGCTGGTAGCGGGGTTCTTCCCGCTCCTCGCGATCACGCTTCTCGCGGTCGGTTTCGTTCCCTCCCACTTGCTCGAACTGGCGGTCGGCGCCGTCTCGTTCGGGAGCGCCCCGGCCGAACTGTTCACCGGGGATCAGTTTCCGACGCTGATCCTCGCGGTCGCGTATGCGGGCACCGGGGGCACACTGCTCCTCGCACAGTCGCTCTGGCTGCGCGACAAGGGCTTCGGGATGGCGCGGTTCCAGGGACGGATCGCCGGCATCCGCGGACGCAATGAAGACATCAGCACGACCGGGTTCGTCTTCGACACGAGCGACCCGACCCAACTCGGGCGTTTCCGCGGCTGGATGCGGGTCGTCCACCAGGAATTGCTCGTCACCTTCGTTCTCCTGACGCTCCTGAGCGTCGTCATCACGTGCATGCTCGTCGCGGCGACGCTTGGAACGGACAACCCGGCGATCGCGGGCGATCTGACCACCATGGTGACGCTGCAGGGCGAGGCGATCGAGCGCGTCGGCGGGTTGTGGCTCCGAGTCGCGTTCCTGCTCGGAGGATCGTTCGTCATCTTTTCGACCCAGCTTGCGATCCTCGACACCGTCACCCGCATCACGGGCTGCATCTTCTACGAACGCTTCGGATACCGGACGCGTTTCTTCACTCAGAAACGCACGTTTCTCGTGTTTCTCACGATCTTCGTGCTGGCGGCGATGGGGATCATCGCCGCGTCATGGATCGGCGGGGAGGCGCTGGATGTGCTTCAGCCCGATTTCCTGCTCCTCATCGCGGGCCCGTTCACGATGTCCAGCATGTTCCTGTTCACGCTCGTGATCGGCTACATGAACGTGCGCCGGCTGCCCGCCGAGCTGGGGCCTCCGACCTGGAAGCGGTGGAGTCTGCTGTGGGCCGCGATACTGTGGGGATGGTTCACGGCCGAACAGCTGTCACGAACGACGATGCTGGTCGCGGGGGTTGAGCCGCAGTTCCAGGAGTCGCTGGCGCTCCACCCGATCCGCATCGTGTTCTACGCGCTGTGGCTGGCGTCGCTCGTGTGGTTCGCGGCACGCACCCTGCCGGGACGGGCGACGCGCGAGGCGTGA
- the gyrB gene encoding DNA topoisomerase (ATP-hydrolyzing) subunit B: MAKSTAGGKPVGDNKGNSDYTARQIHVLKGLEAVRKRPGMYIGSTSGRGLHHLVYEVVDNSIDEAMAEHCSGIEVTIGTDQSIRVVDDGRGIPVDLHPTEKVPGVELALTTLHAGGKFDKSSYKVSGGLHGVGVSVVNALSEWLEVEVRRDGHEWTQRYERGVSQGKLRKGGKTKDTGTTVTFRPDPEIFEGLGDPLEYSFETLASRLRELAYLNRGVRIAIVDERREDLRRDFHFEGGIAQFVEYLLGNKTPLHQDVISVSGAQDDTEFELAMQYTDAYSENTFTFVNNINTHEGGTHLSGFKGALTRTINNYAQRNNILKKADPTLSGDDVREGLVAVLSVKVMEPQFEGQTKTKLGNSEVRGIVESLVNDRLGTWLEENPGPSRQIIDKAIQASRAREAARKARDLTRKKSALETGILPGKLADCSITDPEIAELYLVEGDSAGGSAKMGRDRNYQAILPLRGKILNVEKARIDRILSNEEIRAMITAIGTGIGDEFDLSQARYRKVVIMTDADVDGAHIRTLLLTFFFRQMKELINAGYIYIAQPPLYRVWKGKTEFYCYDESERVAAQARLDNGRGSASLQRYKGLGEMNADQLWQTTMNPEKRTLLQVRIDEAAEADRLFDTLMGENVEPRREFIESNARYVRNLDV; the protein is encoded by the coding sequence ATGGCGAAGTCGACGGCGGGCGGAAAGCCCGTGGGAGATAACAAGGGCAATTCCGACTATACCGCGCGGCAGATTCATGTCCTCAAGGGACTCGAGGCCGTGCGGAAGCGCCCGGGCATGTACATCGGGTCCACCTCGGGGCGAGGGTTGCACCACCTCGTCTACGAGGTCGTGGACAACTCGATCGACGAGGCGATGGCGGAACATTGCTCCGGGATCGAGGTCACGATCGGGACGGATCAGTCGATTCGGGTCGTGGACGACGGGCGCGGCATCCCCGTGGACCTTCACCCGACCGAGAAGGTGCCGGGGGTCGAACTCGCCCTCACGACGCTCCACGCGGGCGGAAAATTCGACAAGTCGAGCTACAAGGTGTCGGGCGGGCTGCACGGCGTGGGCGTTTCCGTCGTGAATGCGCTCTCCGAGTGGCTGGAGGTCGAGGTTCGTCGCGACGGCCACGAGTGGACGCAGCGCTACGAGCGCGGGGTCAGCCAGGGGAAGCTCAGGAAGGGGGGGAAGACGAAGGACACCGGAACCACGGTCACCTTCCGGCCCGACCCCGAGATTTTCGAGGGACTCGGGGACCCGCTCGAATACAGCTTCGAGACGCTCGCCAGCCGGCTCCGGGAACTCGCCTACCTGAACCGGGGCGTACGGATTGCGATCGTCGATGAGCGGCGGGAGGATCTGCGCCGCGACTTCCACTTCGAGGGGGGGATCGCGCAGTTCGTCGAATATCTCCTGGGCAACAAGACGCCGCTTCACCAGGACGTGATCTCCGTCTCGGGCGCGCAGGACGACACCGAGTTCGAACTCGCGATGCAGTACACGGACGCCTACAGCGAGAACACGTTCACCTTCGTGAACAACATCAACACGCACGAAGGTGGGACGCACCTGTCGGGCTTCAAGGGCGCCCTCACGCGAACCATCAACAACTACGCGCAGCGGAACAACATCCTCAAGAAGGCCGACCCCACCCTGAGCGGAGACGATGTGCGCGAAGGACTCGTCGCCGTGCTCTCCGTGAAGGTCATGGAGCCCCAGTTCGAGGGGCAGACCAAGACGAAGCTGGGGAACAGCGAGGTGCGCGGCATCGTCGAGAGCCTCGTCAACGACCGGCTGGGGACATGGCTGGAGGAGAACCCGGGCCCATCCCGACAGATTATCGACAAGGCGATCCAGGCCTCGCGGGCGCGGGAGGCGGCGCGAAAGGCGCGTGACCTGACGCGAAAGAAGTCGGCGCTCGAGACCGGCATCCTGCCGGGAAAGCTGGCGGACTGCTCGATCACAGACCCGGAGATCGCGGAACTCTACCTGGTGGAGGGAGACAGCGCGGGCGGGAGCGCGAAGATGGGGCGCGACCGCAACTACCAGGCCATCCTCCCCCTGCGCGGCAAGATCCTCAACGTGGAGAAGGCGCGGATCGACCGGATCCTCTCCAACGAGGAGATCCGCGCCATGATCACGGCCATCGGGACCGGGATCGGAGACGAGTTCGATCTGTCGCAGGCCCGGTACCGGAAGGTCGTGATCATGACGGACGCCGACGTGGACGGCGCCCATATCCGGACGCTGCTCCTGACCTTCTTCTTCCGGCAGATGAAGGAACTCATCAACGCGGGATACATCTACATTGCGCAGCCGCCGCTGTATCGCGTGTGGAAGGGGAAGACGGAGTTCTACTGCTACGACGAGTCGGAGCGCGTCGCCGCGCAGGCGAGACTCGACAACGGCAGGGGGAGCGCCTCGCTGCAGCGGTACAAGGGGCTGGGCGAGATGAACGCCGATCAGCTGTGGCAGACCACGATGAACCCGGAGAAGCGCACGCTGCTCCAGGTGAGGATCGACGAAGCCGCGGAGGCGGATCGACTGTTCGACACGCTCATGGGCGAGAACGTCGAGCCGCGCCGCGAGTTCATCGAGAGCAACGCCCGCTATGTACGCAATCTGGACGTCTGA
- the thyX gene encoding FAD-dependent thymidylate synthase: protein METTGRPTVPAAEEILGGYFPVLDHGFVALVDYMGSDADVEAAARVSYGAGTRRVSQTRGLVRYLRRHAHTTPSEMVEFKFHCSMPMFVARQWIRHRTASVNELSARYSLLPLLFYEPDHEQFAYQSRLNNQGREMDPAPGDLYRNAIDRWEQLRTEAADAYGWLLSEDVARELARIDLPLSTYTQWYWKIDLHNLLHFLRLRVDAHAQWEIQEYGRVMAGMLQRVAPLSYEAWVDYEVLGARLSAGELDVLRSLLRADAASESIHAEGIATKDDLKAAGLAPREVRELLDKLSPVERPDFTLDLSQMKSAEEMSGKMAKAVPEPTT from the coding sequence ATGGAAACCACCGGGAGACCGACCGTCCCTGCGGCCGAGGAGATCCTCGGCGGGTATTTCCCCGTCCTCGACCACGGGTTCGTCGCGCTCGTCGACTACATGGGCTCGGACGCCGACGTGGAGGCGGCGGCGCGCGTCAGCTACGGCGCCGGCACGCGCCGCGTCAGCCAGACTCGCGGTCTCGTGCGCTATCTTCGGCGCCACGCGCACACGACTCCGAGCGAGATGGTCGAGTTCAAGTTTCACTGCTCCATGCCGATGTTCGTCGCGCGACAGTGGATCCGGCACCGCACCGCTTCCGTCAACGAACTCAGCGCCCGCTACAGTCTGCTGCCCCTGCTGTTCTACGAACCGGACCATGAGCAGTTCGCCTATCAGAGCCGCCTGAACAACCAGGGCCGCGAGATGGATCCGGCCCCGGGTGACCTCTATCGCAACGCGATCGACCGCTGGGAGCAACTGCGGACGGAAGCGGCCGACGCCTACGGCTGGCTGCTGTCCGAAGACGTCGCCCGGGAACTCGCGCGGATCGACCTCCCGCTCTCCACCTATACGCAGTGGTACTGGAAGATCGACCTGCACAACCTCCTGCACTTTCTCCGGCTGCGGGTGGACGCGCACGCCCAGTGGGAAATCCAGGAGTACGGGCGCGTGATGGCCGGCATGCTCCAGCGGGTCGCGCCGCTCAGTTACGAGGCCTGGGTCGACTACGAAGTGTTGGGGGCGCGCCTGAGCGCGGGGGAACTCGACGTCCTGCGAAGCCTGCTGCGGGCGGACGCCGCGTCGGAATCGATCCACGCCGAGGGGATCGCGACGAAGGACGATCTCAAGGCGGCCGGTCTGGCGCCCCGCGAGGTCCGCGAACTGCTGGACAAGCTGTCGCCCGTCGAACGACCCGACTTCACGCTCGATCTCTCGCAGATGAAGAGCGCCGAGGAGATGTCCGGAAAGATGGCGAAGGCGGTGCCGGAACCCACCACGTAG
- the gyrA gene encoding DNA gyrase subunit A translates to MTQGTLQHERIERRALEQEMRESFIDYSMSVIVQRALPDARDGLKPVHRRILYAMLEEGMRPSRPHKKSATVVGDVLGRYHPHGDGAVYDTIVRMVQDFSLRYPLIDGQGNFGSIDGDSAAAYRYTEVRMTPVAMDLLADIERDTVDMRPNFDGRLTEPAVLPCRLPHLLLNGSDGIAVGMATKIPPHNAGELLAAVDHLVANPHCDSEELLARLPGPDFPTGGYIWGRAGIESAYRTGRGRLDMRARVHLEEGRFGKSSLIVTELPYQVNKTRVIEQITKLVRAGRADAITDLRDESDRDGIRLVIELKRDAKPKKVLATLFKKTQLRYTFGVIMLALVDGKPEELDLRAVLGTWIDHRLSVIRRGAAHDLARARDRAHVVEGLRAALDEIDRVIDIIRGSKTPADAQKELLAAFDLTERQADAILAMRLVRLTGLERDKLAEELRGLRKEITRLTALVEDEASRRGFLREEIAELARRYDDPRRTEILDGDAEFRLSKGGGGEAQLVLVSRGGYVKAQPAATGGGMAGAEALSEREGDFARHAFLARGAHTLLAITARGNAHALPVSALPRGTRSSRGRHVEEFIDLELGDEIVALLAAETFADDRFLVIATRRGHVKRSALSEYANARSAGIIGAGIARGDEVVAAFVTEGSSDLLFATRSGQAIRFPESATRVMGRTARGVKAIDLARDDVVVAAAAPRADSDLLVATAAGYGKRIPFTEFKVQGRAGKGFTVLPERERTGGLVGFTEAHDADEVAWELSDGSVEATPAASVIRRSPREAGRPAVRLPAGVAVEAVHPMHSGRRARTGSPPREETGAHPLRGIPSDGEDSQAEFEFEA, encoded by the coding sequence GTGACGCAAGGCACCCTGCAGCACGAACGCATCGAGCGCCGCGCGCTGGAGCAGGAAATGCGCGAGTCGTTCATCGACTACTCGATGAGCGTCATCGTGCAGCGCGCGCTCCCCGATGCCCGCGACGGCCTGAAGCCGGTTCATCGCCGCATCCTGTACGCGATGCTGGAAGAGGGGATGCGCCCCTCGCGACCGCACAAGAAGAGCGCGACGGTCGTGGGCGACGTGCTGGGCCGGTATCACCCGCATGGGGATGGCGCCGTGTACGACACCATCGTCCGCATGGTCCAGGATTTTTCGCTGCGCTATCCGCTCATCGACGGCCAGGGCAACTTCGGTTCGATCGACGGCGATTCCGCTGCGGCCTACCGCTACACGGAAGTGCGGATGACGCCGGTCGCGATGGATCTCCTCGCCGACATCGAGCGCGACACGGTCGACATGCGGCCCAACTTCGACGGGCGCCTGACCGAACCCGCGGTCCTGCCCTGCCGGCTGCCGCACCTACTGCTGAACGGCAGCGACGGGATCGCGGTCGGCATGGCGACGAAGATCCCGCCGCACAATGCCGGGGAGCTCCTCGCGGCAGTCGACCACCTCGTCGCGAACCCGCATTGCGACAGCGAAGAGCTGCTCGCCCGCCTGCCCGGGCCGGACTTCCCGACGGGCGGATACATCTGGGGCCGGGCCGGCATCGAATCCGCCTACCGTACCGGGCGCGGACGGCTCGACATGCGCGCGAGGGTCCACCTGGAGGAAGGCAGGTTCGGGAAGAGTTCGCTGATCGTCACGGAACTTCCCTATCAGGTGAACAAGACGCGCGTCATCGAGCAGATCACGAAGCTCGTGCGCGCCGGGCGGGCCGACGCGATCACCGACCTCCGCGACGAGTCCGATCGGGACGGGATCCGGCTCGTGATCGAACTCAAGCGCGACGCGAAGCCGAAGAAGGTGCTCGCGACCCTGTTCAAGAAGACGCAGCTCCGCTACACGTTCGGCGTGATCATGCTCGCGCTCGTCGATGGCAAGCCCGAGGAGCTGGATCTGAGAGCGGTGCTCGGCACGTGGATCGACCATCGCCTCTCCGTGATCCGCCGCGGCGCGGCGCACGACCTCGCGAGGGCCCGGGACCGCGCGCACGTCGTCGAGGGGCTCCGGGCGGCGCTCGATGAAATCGATCGCGTCATCGACATCATCCGCGGCTCGAAGACCCCGGCGGACGCGCAGAAGGAACTCCTCGCGGCGTTCGACCTCACGGAGCGGCAGGCGGATGCGATCCTTGCGATGAGGCTCGTCCGGCTGACGGGTCTGGAGCGGGACAAGCTGGCGGAGGAACTGCGGGGGCTGCGGAAGGAGATCACGCGCCTGACCGCGCTGGTGGAGGACGAGGCGTCCCGGCGCGGATTCCTGCGGGAGGAGATCGCGGAACTCGCGCGACGCTACGACGACCCCAGGCGGACGGAGATCCTCGATGGCGACGCGGAGTTCCGGCTGTCGAAGGGTGGCGGCGGCGAGGCGCAGCTGGTGCTGGTGAGCCGCGGCGGGTACGTGAAGGCCCAGCCGGCCGCCACCGGCGGGGGGATGGCGGGCGCCGAAGCGCTGTCCGAGCGCGAAGGCGACTTCGCGCGCCACGCGTTCCTGGCTCGGGGAGCGCATACGCTCCTCGCCATCACGGCCCGCGGCAACGCGCATGCGCTACCCGTGTCGGCGCTGCCGAGGGGCACGCGGAGTTCCCGGGGCCGCCACGTCGAAGAGTTCATCGACCTGGAGCTGGGAGACGAGATCGTCGCGCTGCTCGCGGCCGAGACCTTCGCCGATGACCGATTTCTCGTGATCGCCACGAGACGGGGTCACGTGAAGCGTTCGGCGCTGTCGGAGTATGCGAACGCCCGGAGCGCGGGCATCATCGGTGCCGGCATCGCGCGCGGCGACGAGGTCGTGGCCGCGTTCGTCACCGAAGGGAGCAGTGACCTACTGTTCGCGACGCGGTCGGGCCAGGCGATCCGGTTCCCGGAGTCCGCCACTCGCGTGATGGGCCGGACGGCGCGCGGCGTCAAAGCCATCGATCTCGCACGCGACGATGTCGTCGTCGCCGCGGCGGCGCCGCGCGCGGATTCCGATCTGCTGGTGGCGACCGCCGCCGGGTACGGCAAGCGCATCCCGTTCACGGAATTCAAGGTCCAGGGGCGGGCGGGCAAGGGGTTCACCGTCCTCCCGGAGCGAGAGCGGACCGGCGGACTCGTGGGATTCACAGAAGCGCACGACGCGGACGAGGTCGCCTGGGAACTGTCCGATGGATCCGTAGAGGCGACGCCGGCGGCCAGCGTGATCCGCCGCTCTCCCCGCGAGGCCGGGCGCCCGGCCGTGCGACTGCCGGCCGGCGTTGCGGTCGAGGCTGTGCACCCGATGCACTCGGGACGCCGTGCGCGCACCGGATCTCCTCCCCGCGAGGAAACCGGCGCGCATCCCCTCCGGGGAATACCCTCGGATGGCGAGGATTCGCAGGCCGAGTTCGAGTTCGAAGCGTGA